From the genome of Sphingopyxis sp. DBS4:
CGGCTTCGGCAACTGGCGGTTACAGGCGGCGCGGCGGCCGGTGGTCGTCACCCATCACGGCAAGGATGCCCATGTGCTGATCTCGCTCGACGATTATCGCCGTCTCGGCGACGCGGATATGCCCTCGTCGTCGCTGCGGGACTCGCTCGCCGATCTGGTCGAATCGATCCGCGACGCGGTGCTCCTCATCGACCGCGAGCGCCGGATCGCCGCGGTCAATCCAGCGGCATCGGACATGCTCGAAACCGCAGCGGCAGAGCTGATTGGCCGCCCGCTCGCCGACGCCGTGCCCGCGCTCGCCAGCCATCTGCTGCTCGCGCATGTCAACCGGCTGCTCGACCATCGCGAGCGCTTCGCGGGCGACGTGCCAGGATTGCTGCGGCCGCGCCAATGGCTGCGCGTCGAACTAGTGCCGCTCCCGGTCGGTGGCGCGATCCTCCTGCGCGACATCAGCGCCGCTATGGACGAGCAGAGGGTAGGCGATACGCGGCGCGCCTTCGTCGATGCGGCCGAAGCGCATGGCGCCATCGGCCGCGCTTCGATTTCGGTCCGCGAGGCAATCGAGGATGCGAACGGGGCGCTGACCGCGATGGTCGGCGTCGATCCCAT
Proteins encoded in this window:
- a CDS encoding PAS domain-containing protein produces the protein MARTGETQRVSAADFIRGFGNWRLQAARRPVVVTHHGKDAHVLISLDDYRRLGDADMPSSSLRDSLADLVESIRDAVLLIDRERRIAAVNPAASDMLETAAAELIGRPLADAVPALASHLLLAHVNRLLDHRERFAGDVPGLLRPRQWLRVELVPLPVGGAILLRDISAAMDEQRVGDTRRAFVDAAEAHGAIGRASISVREAIEDANGALTAMVGVDPIAIRRVRFSAMIAMGERAAFLDALETLFRTGAPARLISALVTREGTALPVTLAMAERRGAYASEGAVVVVTKAG